The stretch of DNA ggaaagactAGGCAGGACTttagggggaggggggaaaagaggAATCTAGGTGCACAAGGGAGATACcagcaagacacagagagaatcagacatacagaatggaagaaaggtaaaaagtcacatGGTTGTCGTGGTCCGGTGGCAGCCTGGaccctaaattatttctctgggCCAACATAAACTATGTCTCTGGACCGGCGTGGAGGCGCGGGAATAAagacaactcacatggctttatcaggagggagattctcagtgatccctcatggaatcctgagttcacatcctgaaaaaaattcctctcatttattctccaaacagcttttttaccaaaaacataaactgaggggtaaattcattagcattctgtttcctaggtaaccaggtgaatggcttttagtcacgtCCACACCTGCCTGTGTTTCCTCTGTCATGTCTTCCTGGTCAGTATGCTAGCTCAGTCACGTAGGCTGGAATTAGCACCTCTATTCAGGCattctccaaattacaaagaaaggagcaaaacactATTCCGACCTTTGTTAGggtagtgacagcctgtctggaaggtatGTGACTGCTTCAGGCACTAACTATGGCCTGAGAGCCTGGTTGTCACACcgtgtagaaatatgggcctacacatGGTAggacatagatgaatagaaacaggttaatttgagttataagatttagttgggaacaagcctaagctaaatgtctttcagaattaataataagtcttcatgtcattacTGGGGATTTGGTTATCCATGGAAAATCAGACGAGAAAGCTTACTACATAGAACTCTCTGCCCAggtgtggccccacccacaatgggctgggcccgcCCACATcaatcaatcactaagaaaatactctactggcttgcctacagcctgatctttaGGAGGCATTAtcttgagattccctcctcttcaatgactctagcctgtgtcaagctgacataaaaccagccagaacTGCCATGGACACGTTCACTCGTTCAATCatctgtttgtttcctgacttatTTGTTCAAACAAAGTCTGAAAATCACTGGTCTGGTAATGTCACTCAATGTCCTGGGTAGGCCTAAAatgtgtgatcctcctgcctcagccatcgGAGTGCTGAGATGCCAGGCAAGCCCCAGCATGCCTAGCTTGAACACAGGACGACAAGACCTTTCTGGGTGGCTGAATAACACGCCATTCTGCAGTTGCGCAAAGGATTCAACCTTTCCTGTGAGAGGCTCTTCCTGCAGTGCGAGCTCGCCCACCCGGAGCCTGCGTGCTGAGAGGACTGTCTGCGGCACCCCAGGCCATGCACCCGTGTGCAGCAGTGAGTCAGCAGGCTCAACTAACGTGACCATCTGGAATCCAAAGGGCTCAGCTTCCGGGGTCAAAGGAACACATTCCAACAATTTGCTTTAAGCATTTGAATTGGCTTCAGTTTGGAATTCTAGAACCAGAAATATTTCGTTGTATAAAACAGATGGGGTATTCCCACGGGTTGAGTACGGTGGGTTTATAGGTAGAGGGGGATGGGGAAGGCAGTTGGGGGAGGTTCACTTCAAGTTACTGTTAATAGCTTGCACTTAAGACTGGCCCCTGAAGCCCCTGTGTTGAAGGCTTGCTCTCTAACTGTTGGGTTATGAGCAGACCGCATCTCAAGGGTCATGGACCACGAGGAGGCTAAGGGATCACGTGAAGGTGGACTGAAGCCTCTGAGTGCGTGAGCGAGATCAGCCTTCCCTCCCCTAAGCTGACTTGCTCAAGGCGTTCAGTCACGGTGGCGAAGGGATGTGGATGTGGACACATGCGCCAGAACGGCTGAAGTTAACAAGTGTGGACGGCAGGAAGTGCCGGTGAGGACCCGAGTGATGGGACTCACTGGAGGGGAACGGAAGTCAGACAATGCTGCCAGGGTGCTCGGCGAGGTCTGCACAGTTCCATTTCTGTTGCTCTGACAAAAGGACAGCTCAGAGGAGAAAGGGCTCATTTTAGTCCACAGTTGTTCATCATGAGGACATTCAGCAGGAACACGCAGCTGGTCAcctcagagagaaatgaatgcatgcatgctctcTTGCTGACTTGCTCAGTTTCTTCATTCCCATATACTGGTAAGGACCCCTttacctagggaatggtgctgcccacagtgggctgggtcttcccacaatGGTTaactcacagacatgcacacaagtCAACCCAATGCAGGCAATCCATCATTGAGACTCTCTTTCCTTATGTTTCTAGGTTGTGTAAAGTTGGGTAACCTCTGCTTTCACAAGTGGgatacacatgtgcacgtgcacacatgcatgcacacacacattcttgttGGTTATAAAAGAGTTAGGGGAGACATCACTGTCCAGGACCCAAAGGCAACACTCTCCCAGGATGCCCCTACAGCATCTAAGGATGATCCAGGGCCCCACGGGCCACCCAGCACGCAGTATCCCCCTCCTGCCTGACCCCTGATTCTGGCCATCTTCTGTTCAGGCACCTGCTGATGCTTGAAGCGTCTCCCACTTGTCCATCCTTACGGTCTTTGTCCCTCTGCCCTGACACGGATTCAAGGGCTTCTGGAGGCACTGTTGGTCACCacgcctcttccttctccctgcccgtgccctcctctgtctcccactATTGTTTAGCTGCATCCCAGCCTGGCAGTCTCTTCTCACAGATGCCCCTGTTCTCAGTCAGGTCAGCACAGCTCACCAGCTTGATACCCATGGCTACATCCACCCTGTTCCTCTGTGGCGATCCCGGGCCAGGGCTTGGCTGTTTGCTCTTTGTTGTCAACCTCCCGGACTGGCTCACACTCTCATTCCCCATCCCCCAGAAGCCAGCACCCCTACCCTCCAAACGCCAGAAGAAGCCAGCAACACCTACTGCATGAATGAACCAGCATCATGAGACGCACATGTGACTTTAATGATTTCTGATTAGTGACAGTGATGGACTGAGCTGCTGCAGTGGGCATCAGAAATCCCGCAGGACCTCACAGAACATGCTTGTACCTGCAATGGGAGCCTTGGGGGCTCAGCTCTGGAGCGAGTGCTGCCTGAAATCTAGTAAAAATTTAAAGCTCATAGAGTGGAAACTGGGGAAGATCTGGTGGCGGGCTGCTGGAAGGGGTTAAGGAGGGGACACATGGTGGTCTCCATCGACCACCTACTCCAAGTCAGTGGCATTAGTCAGGTAGAAGGGGCGAATGACCACACGGAAGCTGCTGAAGGCCCCTGAGGtgcagggaaagagggaggagatcTTGGAACTATTGGTGTCCAGGGCACTGGGGATAGGGGCCTTGGAGCCTTCAAAGTTGGTGACATCCACCACACTGTACCCTCCACACAGCATCAGCACCTTGTTTTCGTAGTCAATGCTAGAATCGGAGTAGGCGGACTTGGTGAGGCCCATCACAGGGAGCTCGTCAGGGGTGCAAGAGAAGCCATAGTTCCAGCAGCTCTGGACAGTGGGGAGGTAGTAGGCTGACCAGGAGACCAGCCTGTCCCTGAaaagaaagctggggtgctgtGGGGTCTGGAAGGACTGGTAGGAGCTGTACTGGCCTCTTGAGCCATAACCGTATGAGTAGTATTGACGGTAGTTATACATTTGGACGTCCCGTGACCTTGAGGACCGGGCTGTCACGAAGGCACTCCAGGTTGAGGAGGTATAAAGCCGGGGCTTGTAGATGTCCTCGGTGAGGTTGAAGCCTCTGTACCTGATCAGCACTGAGAAAGGCACGGTGTGGAACTCCAGGGCCTGCATGATCTTCCTTTGGAACAGCGCCTGGTGACCCTGGTACAAGGACAGGTTGAACTGCAGCTCAAACAGCTCCTGGGGCAGCATCATAGGGAATCGGACCTTCTCCACCAGGCGCTCTACGTCCTCGTGGGAGATGCCACTTTCTCTGCTCCACTGATCCACTGCCTTCAGCAAGTCCAGCTCGCTAGACACGGCCAGCTCACTGTTGGAGAGGAGAGCCTGGAGCAAGGCGGTGGGAACGGTCAGCCAGGCCTCAGCCTGCGTCAGAGGCtcaaagttccaggccaggaacTGTACGCACAGTTCTTCCAGCACAGAGTCCCGGGTGGCCTGTGCATAGGCATAGAGGTCCAGGGGCGTGTGGAAACTGGGGTCCTGGGGGAGGAGGGTGGCGAAGAGCCGTCCGCAGTAGTCTCGAAGCTGTGTGGCCTCATAAGCTGAGGCTAGCTTGTGCAAGCACTTGACAGAGGACATGGTGACCTCGATTCTTCGGGTGTAAAAGTACCTGGGAGTGGGAGGTAAGTTAGGAGTCTGAAGCCTGCCCCGACGGACAGCAGCTGTGTTTGGCCTGCTCTCCCACACAGCTACCTGTTACAGCTTCCCCGCTGACCTTACTCCAGGGTGCTCCCACTGGGGGGCTCTGTCCTCCGCAATCTCACACTGACAGCAACTTTAGGGTGTCAGGCCACGGGGTGGATGATTGTTGGCACGCACGCTCACAGCCACTTCCTTCCTCATCTGTGAACGCCCTCCCCTGGGGGGCTTCCACCTGCATCCCCTGCTCTCTCTGATGTCACAGGGAGCCTTGGTCAGTAAGGTCCCTGCTGGGTTCCTGTGGGTACCTCTCTCCCCCCAAGCATCTGCTCCCTGTCAGGTGACAATGGCTCCTTGGTCACCTTTTATCTGCTTCCCTGGGACTCTGAGCCATGCAAGGGTCTGAGTCCACCATGCCCAGAGTGACATCCTCCCCTTTGTACACACGTGTTCAAGTAGAGCTGAGGGTCCCTGCCGTTGTCTTCACAGCACCCCAGAGGTTGTGAGGGCCACTTTTTCCTCTGGACTGACCCCTCACACACAGCCTGAGATAGACCCTTCGTAAAATCATCTCATAAGGAGAACATGGGACAGAAGGGTGCTGCCACCACTCCCCCCCCTGCTTTTGAAGGAAGGAGGACCAGGAAAAAGGATTCACACCAGTTTCTAATTCTCGTCCCACACCAGAGTGGTTCCTCGGGCTGCTGGCAGCTCTAAGTGCTACGGGAGGCTGAGATGTGCCCGGATTCTTGTGAGTGTCTGTCTTCATGCCTCCCCCATGCCCACATGGCCCAGTCTTAGGTTCCGGAAATCAGAGTAGGTCTCCCGGCCCTGCCcatccttttcaaaaaaaaaaaaaaatcaca from Microtus ochrogaster isolate Prairie Vole_2 chromosome 7, MicOch1.0, whole genome shotgun sequence encodes:
- the Lgals3bp gene encoding galectin-3-binding protein, whose protein sequence is MALLWLLSVWLLVPGTQGTEDGDMRLVNGASANEGRVEIFYRGQWGTVCDNLWNILDANVVCRALGYENATRALGRAAFGPGRGPVMLDEVECTGTEPSLANCSSLGWLKSRCGHEKDAGVICSNETSGVHVLDLSGDLPDALGRIFDSQQDCDLFIQVTGEGHGDLTLCVHKLILNTNPEAQALQQAVGRSVLMRVDAECMPVVRDFLRYFYTRRIEVTMSSVKCLHKLASAYEATQLRDYCGRLFATLLPQDPSFHTPLDLYAYAQATRDSVLEELCVQFLAWNFEPLTQAEAWLTVPTALLQALLSNSELAVSSELDLLKAVDQWSRESGISHEDVERLVEKVRFPMMLPQELFELQFNLSLYQGHQALFQRKIMQALEFHTVPFSVLIRYRGFNLTEDIYKPRLYTSSTWSAFVTARSSRSRDVQMYNYRQYYSYGYGSRGQYSSYQSFQTPQHPSFLFRDRLVSWSAYYLPTVQSCWNYGFSCTPDELPVMGLTKSAYSDSSIDYENKVLMLCGGYSVVDVTNFEGSKAPIPSALDTNSSKISSLFPCTSGAFSSFRVVIRPFYLTNATDLE